The window GTTTTGTGCCGTTATTTTCTCCGCTCTTCCCGCCAACGCCGCGGAGATCATTGAAAGTTTCCGCAGCACGATAGCGATCCGTGAGGACAGCTCCCTTGAGGTCAAGGAGAAGCTGTTGGTAAATATTGAGCATAAGAGTATAAAGCGCGGCATCATCCGTAACTTCCCGATAAGGTATAAGGACAGGAGCGGGCGCTCCTTCGATGTCGGCTTTGACGTGGAGTCCGTCAAGCTTGACGGCGAAGACATCCCCTACAATATCTCTTATGACGGCGCTTACGCCTATGTGAAGATCGGCGACCCAAACTCGATGATACCGCTGGGGCTCCATACTTTTACGATAAAGTATACGACGACGCGTCAGGTGGGTTTCTTTGAAAATTACGACGAACTTTACTGGAACGTCACCGGCAACGGCTGGTCATGGCCGATAATGACGGCCGCCTGCAGCGTCTCTCTGCCGCAAAAATACGCGGGCGAACCATTTCGTTCAATAGAATGGTACGTCGGAGGCTACGGTGAGCGCGGAGTTAAGGAAGACGCCAAGCTGGCCGATAGGAATACGGTGGTCACGACGCACCCGCTGTCGCCTGGAGAGGGGCTCACCGTCGTATATACGTGGAAGAAAGGGCTCATCTCCCCGCCACCGTCACCGTTCGGAGACGAACGCAGGCAGAGCTGGATCGCCTTTGCGACTTTAGCCTTTTCCTGCGCGTGGTTCGCCTTTGCAGTCCTAAAACGCAGGGGCGGAGGGGAACCACCGGCGGTGATCCCACGTTTCTATCCGCCGAAGGATTCTTCTCCCGCCTTCGTTCGCTATATAAAGGAGATGAAGGTCGACCGCGTCTCGATGACGGCAAATATCATTGGGCTGGCGGTCAAAGGGGCGCTGAAGATTGAGGAGAGCGACGAACCGCCCTCGTTCTTTGGGCATAAAAATAATATCTTCACGCTCGTGAAGAAAAACAGCAATGTCGAACTGACACGGGACGAGGACGCGATGATGATGCGGCTCTTCCCCGGAGACCGGGAGAGCATCACGCTGGAGCAGAAAAACGCCAGGGAGCTTTCCGGTGCGAACGGCGGCCTCCGGCGCGGCATATCGAGCCTCAGCCGCGGGCTGGTCTCCACGAATATCGGCCTCTGTCTCACCGGCGCGCTGATTTTTATCGCCGGGCTCGCCACAACGCTGCCCTTCACCGGAGACAGCCTTACGACCACAGCCGCCGCCGGCATCTTCGGAGGCGCGGTGCTCATGATCTCACTCTCAAGGAAGGTTTCTCCCGGCGGCTCTTTCATTACAAAGATAAAGGAGATCATATTCTCCCTCTTTCCCTCGGTCGTCGCGGCCTTTGCCGCGTATTCGATCTTCGAGGGAGAGCGCGCCGTCCTTTTGATAATCCTGCCCTTTATCGCGGCGGCGACGGTGACTGCGCTGATGCGCCCCTTCGTTACCAGCCGAACTGAGAGGGGCGAGGAGCTCAACAGCGAGGTGGAGGGGCTGAATCTCTATATCTCCGTCGCGGAGAAGGACCGTATGGAGATGCTGAACGCGCCGGACGAGACCCCAGAGCTGTTTGAACGGCTTCTGCCCTACGCGATGGCGCTCGGGGCAGCCAAGACCTGGGGAGACCGGTTCGCAAAGGTACTTGAAAAGGCACAGTACACGCCGCAGTGGTACGCCGGCCCCTCACCCTATATCTTCATGAACACGGGCGGCTTCGGCTCTTTCTCCGAGGCAATCGGCTCCAGCATGGCCGCCGGCATGAAACCGGAACAGGCCCCAAGCTCCTTTTCCGGAGCCGGAGGCGGCGGCTTCTCCGGCGGCGGAGGTGGCGGTGGCGGCGGCTCCGGCTGGTAAAACAGGAGTTTATAAGCACGATTTGCGTCATAAAATGGGGTCTCCGAATCCTCACCGTATGAAGATACGGTTCCGGTATCGGAGACCCCATTTCATTTAGCAACTCGCACTTCTAAACTCCGATTTCCTTCGGGTAGGAAAAGAGGTAAATTGCGATTTACCAAAGATTTTGGCGCCCTCTCCGAGGGAGCTGTCCCGTAGGGACTGAGGGAGAATTGACCTTAGGTTCTTCCGCGGCTTTTGCCGCGGGCTCTGTTTGGCGCGGTTCCCACGCCAAACAGAGCAACTCTCCCTCAGTCTCGGCGAAAAACATCGCCGAGCCAGCTCCCTCACATGAACAGAGGGCGCCTTTAAGGGCAAAGTCAAAAGATAAAGCGTTATTTATTCCTTGCACCGTCGAAGATAAATCGCTGTTTACCGTTCCCCACCCGAAGGAAATCGGCGTTTAGACGTGTCGATGACGACGCGAAATAAGGCCGGAAAACCGCAGGCGCACTTCGGTGCGTCGAGGATTTTCCGGCCTTGTTGAGATAAGTCAGCGGCGCGTATAAACGCCGATTTCCTATTTGCCCATTAAAGATGAAATAGTATCCCACACCTCGGGTTTTTCGTGGCCTTTTCGCCAACCGGCCATTCCGGCGAGGCCGTATTTACCCACCAGTGAAAGCTTCCGCTCTATCGAGGCGGCGTTTTCGACCCATACCTTCTGCACCTTGCCATTCGCGACGTAGGTGAAATAATACTGTCCCGGCGTCTCAAGCCACTGCATCTGAGCGCCGCGCTTCGCGGCGAGCTCCTCCGCCTCGGCCATCGTCAGGGTGTAGCCCTTCACCTTCACTCCGCCGTTGGCTTTCGTCTCCTCCCAGCGGCGCATATAGAAGGGAACGCCGAGCACCAGCTTCGACGGCGGGACTCCCTCCGCGAGGGTACCCTCGACCGCCTTCGTCACCCAGGGCATCGAGGCTACGGAACCGGCGCGTGGGCTTGTACGCCAGTGTTCGTCGTAGGCCATCAGCATGACATAGTCGACATATTTCGCAAGTTCGCCGCGGTCATGGCTCCGCGAAGATTTAGTATTCGCGGGGATGAAGACGTCGACGGAGAGCGTGAGCCCCTCGGGGCGCAGCAGTTCGGATATCCGCGCGACAAAGCGCACGAACTGCGCGCGGTCGGCTTCGTTCATTCCCTCAAAGTCGATATTGACGCCGTCGAGGCCGTAGAGCTTCGCGTAGATTATGAGACGCGCCATAAAGAGGTTCATCGCGCGCGCGTTCTTAAAGAAGGCGGTCGTCATGGCGGCGTTGAAGCTGTTGGAGACCAGCCCCCACACGCGGTATCCCCTGCGGTGGGCTGACTCAACATAGGCGGCGGAGGCGCGGTTCGCCATACCGCCGTTCGCGTCCATGAGATTGAACCAGGTCGGGGATAGGACGTCAAGGCCAGGTATCGCATTCTGCGCGCCGAGATTGGGATTATCGAGCGTCACATGTTCCCAGGTCATCGTCAGCTTGCCAGAAATTGGGGGCAGCTCCACGGCACCGCTCTGCACATATCCTCTGACGCTGTCGTTGGGGGTAAAGACGACGCTCCCGTTTTCCCTTCTGAAATCAAGATTCGTCAGGTTCTGCATCCCGCTCATGTTGAAGTAGGAGACGCCCTCGACGGAGAGCGAGGGGAAATATAGCGCTATCTGGCGTCCGGCGAGCTGCGCGAGCACAGGGCTGTCAAAGCGCTGCGCGGGGTCTGTGACGCCGATGTAGAAACCTTTGTTGTTCGGCCCATCCTCCAGAGGTACGCCCATCAAACGAAGCGCCTCCGCGGGCACCCAAAGGGCGCCGGCCCTGAAAAAGGCGGTGCCAAGCAGATCGGGCTGTACACCGCTCTGGCTTTCAAAATATATCTCCACCGGTTCGTCTCCCTCGGCAGCAAAAGCCGCGCCGTTAAAGGGTACGGAGACGAGGACCGTGAGTAATAACACCTTTAAAAATCTTACAAGTGGACACTTCATTGCAAAACTCCTTTCGTCATTCAGAGGATATTTTACTCTAAAAAGATGATTGCAGCTTATGTAAATTTGCTATAATGGCCCATAGCGTTTTCGATATTTAAGAGAGGGAAAGACTTTGATAAAAAAAATCATCCTGCTTTGCGTGTCTTTTATGCTGATAACGGCAAACTTAGCGCCGGCCGCCGAGGACGACGACAGCATGGGGCTCGGCATCTCCGTTCCGGTCTTCATCATGCACATGAAGATCGCCGCGCGCAAGGTCAAGTGGAGCTTCTCCTCCGCACGTATAGAAAATGAGATGATCCGCCTGGAAGACGGCAATTACGTTGCGGAATATAATGACTCCATCCTGCTCTATCTCAACACGATGCCAGGAACAAAGATGCTCAAAAATGTCGCGCTCTCCTTCACCGTCGCCCCGGGAGAGCCCCCGATCGGATACAGCCGCGGCGGACTGCACAACGGCGAGGACCAGTATGAGAGCATCTGCCAGCAGATCATCATGGCCTTTGATTCGCAGATAACACCGAAGGAGACGCGGCGCATGCTGCGCAGGCTGGGACTATATGGCCCGGTGCTCGACGGACGGCAGAGGTATGACCGCCGCGGCGGCCTCGTCTATATAATGAAACTGCAGAATAACGGTACGATTGTGTTGGTAGTCTCCGGCGTTTAAACGTATAATAGGCGCGTGCTCCGGAAATACGAGAACAAAAACATTACGAATAAAGAGAGGATAAACGTCATGACAAGAGACGAACTTCTGGATAAGCTCGACGAGGCCCAGACAAATGAAGAGATAAGAGAGATCGGTGAGGAGCTCCTCACACAGGACCCCAAGAGCCCCTACGGGAAGCTGGCGGTCTGGGAGACGATGGGTTACGAAGACGCCGTGGAAAACCTCGATATGCTGCGCGAGGCGCTGGATGAGATCCGCGCCGTGGTCGACGCGAAGGAGATACCCGCCGTCATAGATGAAGACAGAGACGCACTCGTCTACTGCACGGTGATGATGAATCTCGGCTATTCGCTGCTCGCGGAGGGCGAGATCGAAGAGGCCTACGAGGTAGCCAAGGAATTTGCCAATTTTGACGACGAGGGCTCTTTCCCCAGCCGTATGCTGCTCTACCGCTGCATGCTGGACCTTGAGCTATACGGCGATATCTTTGAGACGCTTGAGGCGGACCCGCTTGAATCCGTCGTCGGCGAGCACGCGCGCGCGATCGCGCTTCTGGAGACCGGCGCCGCGGCCGGAGAGGTGCGCGACGCCATAAACTACGCCATCTCGCTCTCCCCCGACGTGCCCTTCTTCGTCATCAATATTTGGGATTTCCCGGAGGCCGAAGAGGAGATAGAGGAGGAGCTGGAGGACGTGGTGAACGACGCGACCTACCTCGCGGAGCCGTGGTGCAAGTCGGACAAACGCCTCGCCGCCATCAGCGCGCCAACCTTCCTCTTCGGATATCTCACGAACAGGCTCGCTGACGAAAAAGAGATGAAGGTGCTGCGTGAGGGTTACGAGGAGGCCGGAGTGTCGGAGCGTATCGAGGCCGTCAAGAAGCACCTCGAAGAGCTCGAAAGGGCCAACACGGACCCGGAGGAGATCGACGCGGAGGCTCTCGGAGAGACTGCGGAGATACTCGAGGAGCTTCTCGGAGAATAGGGACGCCCTATATTTACAGCCGCTTCAGCGCCGCCGTCAATCACGGCGGCGCTTTTTGCGTCGTAAGCAGACGAGCAGCTCTTTAGCCGCCGGGTCGGGTGAATTTGACGCGGCGCGGCGGCTCTGCTAGTATCTAGTGCGTTTTGCACCCTGCCGTGCGGAAGATCTATCCGGCGCGGAGCGGAGGATTTAGCGATGATTCGGGATATGACGGCCGGCAGCCCCGCAAGGACTATGGTATCTTTCGCGCTGCCGATGATTCTGGGAAACCTATTTCAGCAGTTTTATAATATTGTAGACCTCATCGTCGTCGGGAATTTCGTCGGCGCTTCGGCGCTCGCCGCCGTCGGAGCCTCAGGCTCGGCGACCTTTCTCTTTATCGCCCTCTCCACCGGCGGCGCGGCGGGCTGCACCGTCGTGATCTCGCAGTTTTTCGGATCGCACAGGATGAGTGAAACAAAATCAGCCGTCTATACGACGCTTATTTCGATGACCGCGACCGGCGCGCTGCTGGCCCTCACCGGACTCATCTTCGGAGACGGCATCCTGTGGCTGATGGGAACGCCGCAGGAGCTTTTCAGCGACGCCTCCGTCTATTTAAAAATCTATACGCTGGCACTGCTCTTTATGTTTCTCTACAACGGCGTGACCGCCTCGTTCAACGCCCTCGGCGACAGCCGGACGCCGTTGTTTCTGCTTATCTTTACCTCTGGTCTGAACATCGCGCTCGATCTGCTGTTCGTTGTGCGCTTCGGTCTGGCCGTCCCCGGCGTCGCCTGGGCGACTCTGATCTCTCAGGCTTTCGCGGCCTTCGCGGGGCTCACGATCCTTCTTTCACGGCTCCGGGATATCAAACTCCCGGATAGACCGCCCCTTTTCTCCGCGGCGCTGTTCAGAAAGATATACCGCATCGCGCTGCCTTCGATGATACAGCAGTCGATCGTCTCCATGGGCTTCATCTTCGTCCAGACGCTCGTCAACAGGTACGGCCCCGTGCTGATGGCGGGCTACACCGCCGCCACGAAGATAGACAACATCGCGATACTGCCGATGCTCAACGTCGGCAACGCCCTCTCTGCCTTCACGGCGCAGAATATGGGGGCCGGAAAGTATGAACGGATCGGCAGAGGCGTCAGAGCCGCCTCCCTGATGTCTTCGACGATAGCGCTGGCGCTCACCGCCGCGATCTTCCTCTTCGGCAGGGAATTTCTCGGCTTCTTCGTAGATTCGGAGGCCAATGCCGCCGTCATCGAGGTTGGCATGGATTACCTCCGCGCCGTTTCGGCCTTTTATATCATGATGGGAATGAGTAATATTTTCGCGAGCGTACTGCGCGGAGCAGGCGATATGAGCGCCTTTACCTTCTGCACGCTGACAAATTTCGGCCTGCGCATCGTCATGGCCTATGCCCTCGCGGCAAAGATCGGCCCGGCGGCCATCTGGTGGTCGCTGCCGATCGGCTGGGCCGCCGGTCTCGCGCTTGCCGCCGCCAGATACGCCGGCGGCAAATGGCGCTTGAAGGGATTGATTTGAAATAACCTTCCCCGTTCGCGGGCGGCGCAGGGCTGTGATAAACGCCTGCGGCCCAATTTACAAAAAAGCCGCGTCCCTCTCTTATCAAGGAACACGGCCCATATAAATCTGTTATGCCGGGCTTACCGCCTCAGCGCCGTCTGAACAGTCAGTCCCGATCCCACACCTTTACGCTGGGGTCAACGAGACGGTAGACAAATCCGTTCGTCCTGTCCCAAGCGTAAGGGCCGGATTCCGCGATACCGCCGAAGCCGTTGAGGAACTGGAGGCCGCGGCTCATCGCATAGTCGTAGGTCCTCACGCCGTTATAGACGGGTACGAAGGGGTAAGGCCCCTCTATTTTGCTGCTTGCCCAGTAGCCGCCCATATCGGTCTCCGCTAGGAGGCTGTCAAGCGTCTTCCTAAAGGGCGCGGGCATATTGTCGATGAAGATCAGCTTGCCCATCGAGGACTGCGCAAACTGCCGCATAAGGTAGGCGGCGGCGTATTTTCCCTCCGGCATCTGCGAGAGCGCGGTGACGGCGTTGAAGAGCGCGTTTACCGCCACTATCTGCTTCGGGACGTAAGAGGCCGGCGGAAAGAATCCCGTCACCTGCTGCCAGTTCGCGGGGTCTCCCTCAGGGAACCATTTCTTCACCAAAGCCGCCGAGGCCGCGGCCTGCGTCTGCAAATTAGGCGCGGAGCAGGAGAGCTCCCACAGCTCGCGCTCGCTGCCCGCAGGCGCGAGCAGCGCTATCTGGTCATAAAAGGCGGGGCCCTCGCTCTTTATCTTCTGCCTGTTTTCCATCTGCGCGACAAACGTATCCCAGTCGTCTCCCGCGGCCGCCGCGCCGCAGAATACCGCGGCTAACGCCGCCGCCAGCATCAGCACAAATATTTTTTTCATGAGTATACTCTCCCTTCAAACGATCCTGACACCCATTTTACAGCACCGCCGCCAAATGACGGAGGCGATATCAGTATTTGATGTCACCGCGGACGGTGATCTCCCGCTCCCATCTGCCTCCCGGCCAACTCTTCGCGTTCACGCCGTTGGGCAGTATCTTCCACATCCTGACTCCCGCGCCATCTTTGGCCGTAATGTCCAGCTTGAACTTGGCACCATAGGCAAAGGGGATAAAGGCTACGCCCTTGCCCTGGTAAATACGCTCATCCCGTGCGGCGGAAGAGGCTCCCGCGGGAACTGCGCGCCACGGCGCGCCGCGCTTCATCGGATAGGCCTGGAAGCTGCCAACCGACGAGGTGGTTAACATAAGAACGCCTGTCTTGGAATAGCCTCTCATAAAACCGCTGAGAAACTCCGCCTGCGCATCGACGATACCGGCCGTCGGCAGCGCCGTCAGGCAGAAATTGCCAAGATAGAACAGAGAGAAGCCGTTCTCGGAACCCAGCGCGCGCCCAATCACCGAAGCGGCCTTGTCGCGGCGTCCGGCGGCGAAATACTGCTCCGATTCAGCCCGCACCACCGCGCGTTTCTCCGGCGATGGGATCAGCGCCAGCGAAGCCTCGTAGACGGCGGGCATCGCCGCCGGAGACTTGGCAAGTTCTTTCTCCTCGGCCGCGACGTCCCGCGACAGTACCGCGGCATCCGCCGAAAGTACGCTCTCTTCGCTCTCCACCGCGGCCTGCTGATGAATCAGGGCGTCCAGGCTGGCCGTACTCTGAGCCGCGAAGGCCGCCTCCAGGGAAAAGAGGGAGAGCGCCAGAGCAAATATCAAAAATTTCCACAATCTCACAAAAAACACCTCTAAGAACTAAATTACCAGTTTAAATACATTTTATATATTATCCGTCTCAAGTCAACGTAAAACTTGGGATATTCGTTCAGCGCCTGCGGGGCAGCGAGCCGTCAAAGGCCAGGACTAGCACCGGCAGTCCGCCGAAGAGGAAGCTCAATATCCCCCACAGCCAGAAATTTTTTCCCAGCCGCTGCGCGATGCTGCCCCAGAGATAGACCCAGCAGAAGAAAAAGATCGCGGAGACGAGATAGCCAGTATTGCCGCCGAACAGCCCAAAGCTGAAAAAGTTCAGCGCCGAGGCGGCGAAGGCCGGGACCGCGATGCCCGCGGTCACCCAGCGGGTGATCCCCGCGCAGTCGCAGAGCAGCATCACGTTATAGACGGGGAAGAGAAATTCAACATATGAGCCGATATGGAATTTATCCCCTATCCGGTACATCACATAGGCAGAGAAGAGGTAAATGCCAAATATCAAAACCAGCACGGCAAAAACGGCAAAGGCTCCGAACAGCAGGGCAAACATCAGTCGGTCAGCTCCCGCATACGTCCCAGCACCTCGCCAAGCTGTCCTATCTTCTCACCGTAACCGGCCCAGTCGCCGTTTCTCTGGGCGTTCTGCGCGGCGTTATAAAGCTCCTGCGCCTCAGAGGCGAGAGCCTTAATGTCGGTGTCGGCGCCTCCCTCGGAGCTCCCGGCCACCGGCGCGGCGGCGACACTCTCCGTCTTCGTGCCGGTCGAGAGCGTCATCTTCTGCCCCATCAGCTTCTCAAGCGCGGAGCCAAAGTTCTCGGCCCAGGCGACGCGCCCTCCCGTCGAGACGATGACGCGCTTAAGCTCCGGCAGCTCGCCCTTTTCCGCCTTGAGGTAGAGAGGCTGCACATAGAGCAGCGACTTTCCAATCGGCACGACAAGCAGGTCGCCGCGGATGACGTCCGAACCGCGCTGGCTCCAAAGCGAAAGCTGCGCCGATATTTCGGGATTCTGGTCGATAAGCGCCTCCACCTGTCCGGGGCCGTAGATCAGCTTCTGTTTCGGGAACTGGTAGACGAGCAGCTCGCCGTAATTCTGCGGGTCACAGCGTCCGGCCATCCAGCCGATGAGGTTGTCGCGCCCCAGCGGCATATATGGGACGATGATCGCAAATTCGGGAGACTTCTCTCCCCAGAGCTTCATTGTGACATAATTCGGCTGTATGCGGCGCTCGCGTCCCACGGGAGTGACCTCCCAAACGTCTTCGCGGTTATAGTATGTGTTCGTGTCGGTCATATGGTAGGTGGTATAGACCGCCGTCTGCACCTCGAAGAAATCCTCCGGGTAGCGGATATGCTGCCACAGCTCCTCGGATATGCCGCCTCTGTCACGGAAGAGGCCGGGGAATATCTTCATCCAGGTGCGGATGATCGGGTCTTTGTCGTCGACGACGTAGAACTCCATCTTGCCCGTATAGGCGTCGGCGACACCCTTCACGCTGTTGCGCACATAGTTCACGCCGCGGAAGATAGCAAGCGTGCTGTCCGCCGTATCAAACGGCTTCGAGTAGGGATAGCGCTCCGACCAGGTGAAGGCGTCCTGCAGCCACTTGATGCGGCCGTCAATAAGAACGGGGTAGGTCTCCGCGTCGTAGATCAGGAAGGGGGCGACCTGCGCGAAGGCGCGGCGCACGTTGCGGTTATAGAGCACGCGGCTCTCTTTAGAGAGGGCGCCCGTAAAGAGTATCTCCGAGTCGCGGAAACGCAGCGAGAAGAGGATACGCCGCCACAGCGAACCGATGGCCACGCCTCCGTCCTCCTGATAGACGGAGCGGACATTCGAATCTCCCATCGGATAATCGAACTCCTTCACGTCGGTCTTGACGAGAACATAGGAGTAGGGTGCCGTGCCGAAATATATCTCCGGACGCGAGAGGGGGATGTCAACCGTGGAGCGGACTGGGATGTCCTTCATAAAAAAGTAGGGCAGCCCGCCGGAGGCGATCTCGTTGACGGGGTTCATCACCACGCCGTAGCCGTGAGTGAATTCAAGATGGGTATTGACCCACGTCGGATTCTGGAGCCGCGAGAGATCCAGCTCGCGGACGCCGAGCATCACCTGGCGGCTGCGCCCATCCATCATATAGCGGTCGATATAGACGTCATTGAAATTGTAGTAGGTGCGTATCGCCTGCAGCTGACGGTAGGTGCGCAGCAGCGGGGAATAGTCCCACAGGCGGATATTCTGCACCGTCTCGTTGTCCGCCGCGAGCTCGGCGGCGGTCACCTCGGCCTCCGGCGTGAAGGCCACGGAGGTGACCTTGTTAAGTCCGAAGGCGCGGCGCGTGTAGTCGAGGTGATAGTCGAGATAACTCTTCTCCATCTCGTACTCGTTCGGTTTAACGCGGTACTGCTGGACAAGGCCGGGGACCACGCTGCGCGCCGCCCAGCCGACGACCAAAAGCAGGCCGATGGCGACGGCGGAGAATTTCCACATCGGACGGAAGAAGTTCACAAAGAGCAGCGCCGCGGCGGCGAACATCGCAAAGGTAAGTATCGAAAGCGCCGGCAGCACCACATGCACGTCGGTATAACCAGCGCCGAAGACCACGCCGGTCGGAGAGAAGAGCAGCTCATAGCGCGCGACCCAGTAACCGACTCCCCAGAGAATGAGGATCAATGCGCCGAGCAGAGTCAGATGCAGCCTCGCCGCGGGAGCCACGTAGAGCCTCCCGGGGGTAAAACTCACCGAGCGCGTCATAAAATAGATCGCCGCCGAGCCGATCAGCGTCAGCATCAGCACTCCCTGCGTCCAGAGCTGAAGGAATTTCAGGAAGGGCAGGCTGAAGACATAAAAACCGATATCGATGCCGAACAGCGGGTCCGTCTCGCCAAAGGGAGTTTTATTCATGAACTGAAGAAACTCATGCCACATCCCCATGGCGTTCAGCGCGTTGACGGCGGCGACCAGCAGCGCGGCGCCGAGGATAAAGAGCCTGACGCGGCGTCCTGCGCGCGCGTCCGCCCCCGCGTCGTCAATCTGCCGCAGACCGCGTTTCCAGGCAAGCTGCCAGTTAAGCGAATAGATGATAAAACCGGGCACCAGAGCCGCGGCAAAAAGCTCCCACTGCGCCCAAAAGCGCCGCCAGAAGACGGACTCGAAGCCCTGCGCCTCAAACCAGTATAGATCCGTCATAAAGGTGGCGATCCACGGCAGCACGACCGCAAAGAGGATAAAGAGGCCGCCGGCCACGAACCAGAACTTCTTCACCTTCGGCAGCTCGATGCGCGGCATCTGCGGCCGCTCGTCGTCCCAGTTTTCCCCATTGTCGCCGCTTCCCTGCGTCCACTCACGCTGCGGCCGGTTCATCATCGACCGCAAGAGATCGTTTATATCCACGAACAGCACCCCTCATATGCGAAAATAATCTTTTATTATATTCTTGACCAAATATCGGCCAATGTCCAGTGAAAAACAAAAAAATCCCCTTATAATGATGCGATAAAGTATGAAAACTAGGAGGAATAAAAAATGCCGCTTACCAAAGAAGAGGTACGTGCGAAGCTCACCGAAATGGGGATCGCGTACGAGGTCATGGAACACGGCCCAGTATACACAATAGATGAAATGAAAGAAGTCGAGGGAATGACGATAGAAGACGTCTGCAAGAATCTCTTCCTGCGCGACGAAAAGGGCAAGCGCCACTTCCTCGTCGTGCTTGACGAGGCCAAAAGCGCCGACCTCAAAGCGATACGCGCGCAAATCGGCAGCACCCGCCTGAGCTTCGGCTCCGAGGAACGGCTGATGGACAACCTGGGGCTGATAAAGGGAGCAGTCACGCCGCTCGGCGTCCTCAACGACTGCGCGAAAAACGTCGAAGTGCTTATCGACGAAGACCTGCGGGGCCGCCCGCGGCTCGGTGTCCATCCCTGCGACAACACGGAGACGCTCTGGATGTCGTTCGACAGTATAAAAAAAATCATCGAGAGACAGGGAAACAGCCTTAAATTTATCAAAATATAACGGCGCGCTCAGCACCGCATATAACAAACGAGAGAGGCAGGCGGAAAAATTCCGCCGCCTCTTTTTTGTGTTCCATAAGTACGTAGCTTCCAGCATTCAAAGACAAGATTAATCAATAAAAAGAGGCTCTTTTATTATGTAGACAGCGGTGAAAACTTACGGTTTCCGCTCTTTTTTCTCCTTTCGCCGCCCCGCCGCGAAACAAAATTTCTCTTTTTTTACCCTTTAGTTATTGACTGTATATATGTAATATCTATAATTACAATGTAAATTGATTTTGTATCTT is drawn from Cloacibacillus porcorum and contains these coding sequences:
- a CDS encoding DUF2207 domain-containing protein encodes the protein MKKTNICLLFMFCAVIFSALPANAAEIIESFRSTIAIREDSSLEVKEKLLVNIEHKSIKRGIIRNFPIRYKDRSGRSFDVGFDVESVKLDGEDIPYNISYDGAYAYVKIGDPNSMIPLGLHTFTIKYTTTRQVGFFENYDELYWNVTGNGWSWPIMTAACSVSLPQKYAGEPFRSIEWYVGGYGERGVKEDAKLADRNTVVTTHPLSPGEGLTVVYTWKKGLISPPPSPFGDERRQSWIAFATLAFSCAWFAFAVLKRRGGGEPPAVIPRFYPPKDSSPAFVRYIKEMKVDRVSMTANIIGLAVKGALKIEESDEPPSFFGHKNNIFTLVKKNSNVELTRDEDAMMMRLFPGDRESITLEQKNARELSGANGGLRRGISSLSRGLVSTNIGLCLTGALIFIAGLATTLPFTGDSLTTTAAAGIFGGAVLMISLSRKVSPGGSFITKIKEIIFSLFPSVVAAFAAYSIFEGERAVLLIILPFIAAATVTALMRPFVTSRTERGEELNSEVEGLNLYISVAEKDRMEMLNAPDETPELFERLLPYAMALGAAKTWGDRFAKVLEKAQYTPQWYAGPSPYIFMNTGGFGSFSEAIGSSMAAGMKPEQAPSSFSGAGGGGFSGGGGGGGGGSGW
- a CDS encoding glycosyl hydrolase family 18 protein, with the translated sequence MKCPLVRFLKVLLLTVLVSVPFNGAAFAAEGDEPVEIYFESQSGVQPDLLGTAFFRAGALWVPAEALRLMGVPLEDGPNNKGFYIGVTDPAQRFDSPVLAQLAGRQIALYFPSLSVEGVSYFNMSGMQNLTNLDFRRENGSVVFTPNDSVRGYVQSGAVELPPISGKLTMTWEHVTLDNPNLGAQNAIPGLDVLSPTWFNLMDANGGMANRASAAYVESAHRRGYRVWGLVSNSFNAAMTTAFFKNARAMNLFMARLIIYAKLYGLDGVNIDFEGMNEADRAQFVRFVARISELLRPEGLTLSVDVFIPANTKSSRSHDRGELAKYVDYVMLMAYDEHWRTSPRAGSVASMPWVTKAVEGTLAEGVPPSKLVLGVPFYMRRWEETKANGGVKVKGYTLTMAEAEELAAKRGAQMQWLETPGQYYFTYVANGKVQKVWVENAASIERKLSLVGKYGLAGMAGWRKGHEKPEVWDTISSLMGK
- a CDS encoding MATE family efflux transporter; the encoded protein is MIRDMTAGSPARTMVSFALPMILGNLFQQFYNIVDLIVVGNFVGASALAAVGASGSATFLFIALSTGGAAGCTVVISQFFGSHRMSETKSAVYTTLISMTATGALLALTGLIFGDGILWLMGTPQELFSDASVYLKIYTLALLFMFLYNGVTASFNALGDSRTPLFLLIFTSGLNIALDLLFVVRFGLAVPGVAWATLISQAFAAFAGLTILLSRLRDIKLPDRPPLFSAALFRKIYRIALPSMIQQSIVSMGFIFVQTLVNRYGPVLMAGYTAATKIDNIAILPMLNVGNALSAFTAQNMGAGKYERIGRGVRAASLMSSTIALALTAAIFLFGREFLGFFVDSEANAAVIEVGMDYLRAVSAFYIMMGMSNIFASVLRGAGDMSAFTFCTLTNFGLRIVMAYALAAKIGPAAIWWSLPIGWAAGLALAAARYAGGKWRLKGLI
- a CDS encoding UPF0182 family membrane protein, with protein sequence MDINDLLRSMMNRPQREWTQGSGDNGENWDDERPQMPRIELPKVKKFWFVAGGLFILFAVVLPWIATFMTDLYWFEAQGFESVFWRRFWAQWELFAAALVPGFIIYSLNWQLAWKRGLRQIDDAGADARAGRRVRLFILGAALLVAAVNALNAMGMWHEFLQFMNKTPFGETDPLFGIDIGFYVFSLPFLKFLQLWTQGVLMLTLIGSAAIYFMTRSVSFTPGRLYVAPAARLHLTLLGALILILWGVGYWVARYELLFSPTGVVFGAGYTDVHVVLPALSILTFAMFAAAALLFVNFFRPMWKFSAVAIGLLLVVGWAARSVVPGLVQQYRVKPNEYEMEKSYLDYHLDYTRRAFGLNKVTSVAFTPEAEVTAAELAADNETVQNIRLWDYSPLLRTYRQLQAIRTYYNFNDVYIDRYMMDGRSRQVMLGVRELDLSRLQNPTWVNTHLEFTHGYGVVMNPVNEIASGGLPYFFMKDIPVRSTVDIPLSRPEIYFGTAPYSYVLVKTDVKEFDYPMGDSNVRSVYQEDGGVAIGSLWRRILFSLRFRDSEILFTGALSKESRVLYNRNVRRAFAQVAPFLIYDAETYPVLIDGRIKWLQDAFTWSERYPYSKPFDTADSTLAIFRGVNYVRNSVKGVADAYTGKMEFYVVDDKDPIIRTWMKIFPGLFRDRGGISEELWQHIRYPEDFFEVQTAVYTTYHMTDTNTYYNREDVWEVTPVGRERRIQPNYVTMKLWGEKSPEFAIIVPYMPLGRDNLIGWMAGRCDPQNYGELLVYQFPKQKLIYGPGQVEALIDQNPEISAQLSLWSQRGSDVIRGDLLVVPIGKSLLYVQPLYLKAEKGELPELKRVIVSTGGRVAWAENFGSALEKLMGQKMTLSTGTKTESVAAAPVAGSSEGGADTDIKALASEAQELYNAAQNAQRNGDWAGYGEKIGQLGEVLGRMRELTD
- a CDS encoding prolyl-tRNA synthetase associated domain-containing protein produces the protein MPLTKEEVRAKLTEMGIAYEVMEHGPVYTIDEMKEVEGMTIEDVCKNLFLRDEKGKRHFLVVLDEAKSADLKAIRAQIGSTRLSFGSEERLMDNLGLIKGAVTPLGVLNDCAKNVEVLIDEDLRGRPRLGVHPCDNTETLWMSFDSIKKIIERQGNSLKFIKI